In Corynebacterium guangdongense, one DNA window encodes the following:
- a CDS encoding FAD-dependent monooxygenase: MTTAIPNKDLAGQRIIIVGGGIGGASGALALALRGAEVELYEQHFEFKEVGAGLQIGPHGVKMLERWGLKEKAIAGGYLPDNMVFKDAVTAETILDMDFGEEFRERYGAPYLVIHRSDLLNLLLAEAEKHGAKLMTGYFATGAEEDEEGVTLTLKNLNDGEQLVEVRGDVLIGFDGTHSIFRQEIVQDAPVPSAYVAYRGTSNMENETEDAKKINSVVGYIGPRCHFIQYPLRQGEMLNQVAVFQSPRYLDALIDGSEVPEDWGNNEEFKDAFSHTNEYIQSRLGNMWLNNWWQMADREPLEDWVVNDRIIVMGDAAHPPLQYIASGAIMAMEDSEVFAVFAAEAAAQGELNWGTVLREVSDERAPRCNRIQTTSRFWGEMWHVDGVARHVRNEAFRQAERTGWYRYADWLWDYDPSARAYIENPELGKLPPALRDWEYLLHKIDRQREEGKEGAEITL, encoded by the coding sequence ATGACTACAGCTATTCCGAACAAGGACCTCGCCGGCCAGAGGATCATCATCGTCGGCGGCGGCATCGGTGGCGCCTCCGGCGCCCTCGCCCTCGCGCTGCGCGGCGCCGAGGTGGAGCTCTACGAGCAGCACTTCGAGTTCAAGGAGGTCGGAGCCGGCCTGCAGATCGGCCCGCACGGCGTGAAGATGCTGGAGCGTTGGGGTCTCAAGGAGAAGGCCATCGCCGGCGGCTACCTCCCGGACAACATGGTGTTCAAGGACGCCGTGACCGCGGAGACCATCCTCGACATGGACTTCGGCGAGGAGTTCCGGGAGCGCTACGGCGCCCCGTACCTCGTCATCCACCGTTCGGATCTGTTGAACCTGCTGCTCGCCGAGGCCGAGAAGCACGGCGCCAAGCTCATGACCGGCTACTTCGCCACCGGCGCCGAGGAAGACGAGGAGGGCGTCACCCTCACCCTGAAGAACCTCAACGACGGCGAGCAGCTCGTCGAGGTCCGCGGCGACGTCCTCATCGGCTTCGACGGCACCCACTCCATCTTCCGTCAGGAGATCGTCCAGGACGCCCCGGTCCCGTCCGCCTACGTCGCCTACCGCGGCACGTCCAACATGGAGAACGAGACCGAGGACGCGAAGAAGATCAACTCCGTCGTCGGCTACATCGGCCCGCGCTGCCACTTCATCCAGTACCCGCTGCGGCAGGGCGAGATGCTCAACCAGGTGGCCGTCTTCCAGTCCCCGCGCTACCTCGACGCGCTGATCGACGGCAGCGAGGTGCCGGAGGACTGGGGCAACAACGAGGAGTTCAAGGACGCCTTCTCCCACACCAACGAGTACATCCAGTCCCGCCTGGGCAACATGTGGCTCAACAACTGGTGGCAGATGGCCGACCGCGAGCCGCTCGAGGACTGGGTGGTCAACGACCGCATCATAGTCATGGGCGACGCGGCGCATCCGCCGCTGCAGTACATCGCCTCCGGCGCCATCATGGCGATGGAGGACTCCGAGGTCTTCGCCGTCTTCGCCGCCGAGGCCGCCGCGCAGGGCGAGCTGAACTGGGGCACGGTGCTGCGCGAGGTGTCCGACGAGCGGGCGCCGCGCTGCAACCGTATCCAGACCACCTCCCGTTTCTGGGGCGAGATGTGGCACGTCGACGGCGTCGCGCGCCACGTCCGCAACGAGGCCTTCCGCCAGGCCGAGCGCACCGGCTGGTACCGCTACGCCGACTGGCTGTGGGACTACGACCCCTCGGCGCGCGCGTACATCGAGAACCCGGAGCTGGGCAAGCTGCCGCCGGCGCTGCGTGACTGGGAGTACCTGCTGCACAAGATCGACCGCCAGCGCGAGGAGGGCAAGGAGGGCGCGGAGATCACTCTGTAG
- the pth gene encoding aminoacyl-tRNA hydrolase: MTVLIVGLGNPGPKYKGTRHNVGAMLIDELCSRVSPMPATLSVHKRTNTEIAELPAGRLGSSQVVLARLRSYMNVSGGPVKALATYFSVAPADVIIAHDELELDFGAVRLRTGGGDHGHNGLKSITRSLGTRDYRRLALGIGRPPGRMDPAAYVLKPFPAAEAADVAIMLADAADEVLTALR, from the coding sequence ATGACCGTTCTCATCGTCGGCCTCGGCAACCCGGGCCCCAAGTACAAGGGCACCCGCCACAACGTCGGGGCCATGCTCATCGACGAGCTGTGCTCCCGCGTCAGCCCCATGCCCGCCACCCTGAGCGTGCACAAGCGCACCAACACCGAGATCGCCGAGCTGCCCGCCGGCCGCCTCGGCTCCTCGCAGGTGGTCCTGGCCCGGCTGCGCTCCTACATGAACGTCTCCGGCGGTCCGGTCAAGGCGCTGGCCACTTACTTCTCCGTGGCCCCTGCCGACGTCATCATCGCCCACGATGAACTGGAACTCGACTTCGGCGCCGTGCGTCTGCGCACCGGCGGCGGCGACCACGGCCACAACGGACTCAAGTCCATCACCCGCTCCCTCGGCACGAGGGACTACCGGCGCCTCGCCCTCGGCATCGGCCGCCCGCCCGGACGCATGGACCCGGCCGCCTACGTGCTCAAGCCCTTCCCCGCCGCCGAGGCCGCCGACGTCGCGATCATGCTTGCCGACGCCGCCGACGAGGTCCTCACCGCCCTACGCTAG
- a CDS encoding 50S ribosomal protein L25/general stress protein Ctc, whose amino-acid sequence MADTTILKGEYRKEFGKGASRRLRRDGRIPGVLYASHQEPVHFHVDRIETQALVRREGVNAVFELELDGEQFLSMVKVIDQNILTLDIDHLDLQAIKRGEKVEVSVPVIAEGEVFSGAMLIQEEETILVEASALSIPEELTVSVAGVEAGNQVLAGDITLPEGVTLVDEADKLVLNIVAEEVAEIPEDGEEAAAEGEAESAE is encoded by the coding sequence ATGGCTGACACCACCATCCTCAAGGGCGAGTACCGCAAGGAGTTCGGCAAGGGTGCGTCCCGCCGCCTGCGTCGCGACGGCCGCATCCCGGGCGTCCTCTACGCCTCCCACCAGGAGCCGGTCCACTTCCACGTCGACCGCATCGAGACCCAGGCCCTCGTCCGCCGCGAGGGCGTCAACGCCGTCTTCGAGCTCGAGCTCGACGGCGAGCAGTTCCTGTCCATGGTCAAGGTCATCGACCAGAACATCCTGACCCTGGACATCGACCACCTGGACCTGCAGGCCATCAAGCGCGGCGAGAAGGTCGAGGTCTCCGTCCCGGTCATCGCCGAGGGTGAGGTCTTCTCCGGCGCCATGCTCATCCAGGAGGAGGAGACCATCCTCGTCGAGGCGTCGGCCCTGTCCATTCCGGAAGAGCTCACCGTCTCCGTCGCTGGCGTCGAGGCCGGCAACCAGGTCCTGGCCGGCGACATCACCCTGCCGGAGGGCGTCACCCTCGTCGACGAGGCCGACAAGCTGGTCCTCAACATCGTCGCCGAAGAGGTCGCCGAGATCCCGGAGGACGGCGAGGAGGCCGCAGCCGAGGGCGAGGCCGAGTCCGCGGAGTAA
- a CDS encoding acyl-CoA dehydrogenase family protein, whose translation MTLLDPTLDFLGVFADVGEADRAVWRRAHSYADDVLPVINDHWEQARYPLELVRRLGELDLLTDGVEVEGHEKLSPLGAGLACMEVSRIDGSMAVVIGVQAALCLRSIAFHGSPEQRGRWLGPLAAGEELGAFALTEPTHGSDAVALETTAVLDGDEYVLNGEKRWIGNGAGGDVTVVWARMEDGQVGGFIVEQDTPGYDAEVITGKVSLRAIHQAHIRLRDCRIPRANKLPGANTFKDTSRVLEASRAGVAWSAFGHGLAAYEIALGHARERSQFGRPLAKNQIIQQRLADMLTDVTNMALQCRQLARLEGSGELLGPQAAMAKVHNTRAARRVVADARDLLGGSGILLENHVVRHFADMEALHTFEGTDTIQSLIIGRALTGTSAFT comes from the coding sequence ATGACACTTCTCGACCCGACCCTGGACTTCCTCGGCGTGTTCGCCGACGTGGGCGAGGCCGACCGCGCCGTCTGGCGGCGCGCCCACTCCTACGCCGACGACGTCCTGCCCGTCATCAACGACCACTGGGAGCAGGCGCGCTACCCGCTCGAGCTGGTCCGGCGCCTCGGCGAGCTCGACCTGCTCACCGACGGCGTCGAGGTGGAGGGGCACGAGAAGCTCTCCCCGCTCGGGGCGGGCCTGGCGTGCATGGAGGTCTCGCGCATCGACGGCTCGATGGCCGTCGTCATCGGCGTCCAGGCCGCCCTGTGCCTGCGCTCCATCGCCTTCCACGGCTCCCCGGAGCAGCGGGGGCGGTGGCTCGGCCCGCTGGCGGCCGGGGAGGAGCTCGGCGCCTTCGCCCTGACCGAACCCACCCACGGCTCCGACGCCGTCGCCCTGGAGACCACCGCGGTGCTCGACGGTGACGAGTACGTGCTCAACGGCGAGAAGCGCTGGATCGGCAACGGCGCGGGCGGCGACGTCACCGTCGTCTGGGCACGCATGGAGGACGGCCAGGTCGGCGGCTTCATCGTCGAGCAGGACACTCCCGGTTACGACGCGGAGGTCATCACGGGCAAGGTCTCGCTGCGCGCCATCCACCAGGCCCACATCCGCCTGCGCGACTGCCGCATCCCCCGGGCCAACAAGCTGCCGGGCGCCAACACCTTCAAGGACACCTCCCGGGTGCTCGAGGCCTCCCGCGCCGGGGTGGCGTGGTCAGCCTTCGGCCACGGCCTGGCCGCCTACGAGATCGCCCTGGGTCACGCCCGGGAGCGTTCCCAGTTCGGCCGCCCGCTGGCGAAGAACCAGATCATCCAGCAGCGCCTGGCGGACATGCTCACCGACGTCACCAACATGGCCCTGCAGTGCCGCCAGCTCGCCCGTCTCGAGGGCAGCGGCGAACTGCTCGGCCCGCAGGCCGCGATGGCGAAGGTCCACAACACCCGGGCGGCCCGACGCGTGGTCGCCGACGCCCGCGACCTGCTCGGCGGCTCCGGCATTCTGCTGGAGAACCACGTCGTGCGCCACTTCGCCGACATGGAGGCCCTGCACACCTTCGAGGGCACCGACACCATCCAGTCACTGATCATCGGCCGGGCCCTGACCGGCACTAGCGCCTTCACCTGA
- a CDS encoding 3-hydroxyacyl-CoA dehydrogenase/enoyl-CoA hydratase family protein: MTRTFAVIGAGSMGSGIAAHMANAGHRVILLDQSEEIARTGVERQVAHGGFYDPAFAERITTGSIDADLPLLADAEWIVEAIVENLDAKRGLYAQIAPHRQPGALVTSNTSTIPLAALTEGLDEDFRAHFGITHFFNPPRLMRLVEVVGPAGTALASVLREELGKHVLPCRDTPGFIANRIGSFWMSAGASIALDRGLDIELADAAFAKPVGVPRTGIFGLFDYIGLQVVPGIWDSLLGALDDGDAFHRYEGLVTSPPLSWLLEQGYTGRTGASGFWRGRGEVLDPAALDYRPVRPVADPVTEVRGIARAIDVDSAGGRYVWEVFATTLAYCCQVAPEIADTVADIDAAMELGYSWKQGPFRMADEVGLDRLRERFTAEGRPIPPLLADAAVFYPAPGHALGTDGTVRELPAGPPSFAELTREAEVVFRNDGAVVHRLADGVGVFSMTTPMNSCTEDVIAALRGVGDLGLKALVIGNDQRTIFSAGANLPQLAEAAQSGDVAVARRVIRAGSDVMRALRRLPIPVVAAARGAALGGGAELLLHCDRVVAHTELRVGFPERLVGLIPAWNGSVRVLQLMVERGVDNPHQAAFDLIMAATPTDNAVEARNRGLLDARDVLLMNPDAVPERALALARELVDGYRAPVDPPLPLTRHALDSAWRGEDVAEADRDIAAGLAGVYAGEGEISVDELAAREGETGARLIIRPKNAARAAHMAAHRRPLKDS; encoded by the coding sequence ATGACCCGCACATTCGCCGTCATCGGCGCCGGATCCATGGGCTCGGGCATCGCCGCCCACATGGCCAACGCCGGCCACCGCGTCATTCTGCTGGACCAAAGCGAGGAGATCGCGCGCACCGGCGTCGAACGCCAGGTGGCGCACGGGGGCTTTTACGACCCGGCCTTCGCGGAGCGGATCACGACGGGCTCCATTGACGCCGACCTGCCCCTGCTTGCCGACGCCGAGTGGATCGTCGAGGCCATCGTCGAGAACCTCGACGCCAAACGCGGGCTCTACGCCCAGATCGCCCCGCACCGCCAACCGGGTGCGCTGGTCACCTCGAACACCTCCACCATTCCGCTGGCCGCCCTGACCGAGGGGCTGGACGAGGATTTCCGCGCCCACTTCGGCATCACCCACTTCTTCAACCCGCCGCGCCTGATGCGCCTGGTCGAGGTCGTCGGCCCGGCCGGCACCGCGCTGGCCAGCGTCCTGCGCGAGGAGCTGGGCAAGCATGTCCTGCCCTGCCGAGACACCCCCGGCTTCATCGCCAACCGCATCGGCAGCTTCTGGATGTCCGCCGGCGCGAGCATCGCCCTGGACCGCGGCCTGGACATCGAACTCGCCGACGCCGCCTTCGCCAAGCCCGTCGGCGTTCCGCGAACCGGAATCTTCGGGCTCTTCGACTACATCGGCCTCCAGGTCGTGCCCGGCATCTGGGACAGCCTGCTCGGCGCGCTCGACGACGGGGACGCCTTCCACCGCTACGAGGGGCTGGTCACCTCGCCGCCGCTGAGCTGGCTGCTCGAGCAGGGCTATACCGGCCGCACCGGAGCGTCGGGATTCTGGCGCGGGCGCGGGGAGGTGCTCGACCCCGCCGCCCTGGACTACCGCCCAGTTCGCCCCGTCGCGGACCCGGTGACGGAGGTCCGCGGCATCGCCCGGGCCATCGACGTCGACTCCGCGGGCGGGCGCTACGTGTGGGAGGTCTTCGCGACCACCCTGGCCTACTGCTGCCAGGTCGCCCCGGAGATCGCGGACACCGTCGCCGACATCGACGCGGCCATGGAGCTGGGCTACTCCTGGAAGCAGGGGCCGTTCCGCATGGCGGACGAGGTCGGCCTGGACCGCCTCCGGGAGCGCTTCACCGCCGAGGGCCGCCCGATCCCGCCGCTGCTCGCCGACGCCGCGGTGTTCTACCCGGCGCCCGGCCACGCCCTGGGCACCGACGGCACCGTCCGGGAGCTGCCGGCCGGGCCGCCGAGCTTCGCGGAACTGACCCGCGAGGCGGAGGTCGTCTTCCGCAACGACGGTGCGGTGGTCCACCGCCTCGCCGACGGCGTGGGGGTGTTCTCGATGACCACCCCGATGAATTCCTGCACGGAGGACGTCATCGCGGCGCTGCGCGGCGTCGGTGACCTGGGGTTGAAAGCTCTGGTCATCGGCAACGACCAGCGCACCATCTTCTCCGCCGGGGCGAATCTGCCGCAGCTGGCCGAGGCCGCCCAAAGCGGTGATGTGGCGGTGGCGCGGCGGGTGATCCGCGCGGGCTCCGACGTGATGCGCGCCCTGCGGCGACTGCCGATTCCCGTCGTCGCCGCTGCCCGCGGCGCCGCCCTGGGTGGGGGAGCGGAGCTGCTCCTTCATTGCGACCGCGTCGTCGCGCACACCGAGCTGCGCGTCGGTTTCCCGGAACGTCTCGTCGGGCTCATTCCGGCCTGGAACGGCAGCGTCCGGGTCCTGCAGCTGATGGTGGAACGGGGCGTCGACAATCCGCACCAGGCAGCCTTCGACCTGATCATGGCCGCCACCCCCACCGACAACGCCGTCGAGGCCAGAAACCGCGGGCTTCTCGACGCCCGCGACGTCCTGCTCATGAACCCGGACGCGGTGCCCGAGCGGGCCCTGGCCCTGGCGCGGGAGCTGGTGGACGGCTACCGCGCGCCCGTCGACCCGCCGCTCCCGCTGACCAGGCACGCGCTGGATTCCGCCTGGCGGGGGGAGGACGTCGCCGAGGCGGACCGCGACATCGCCGCCGGACTGGCCGGGGTCTACGCCGGCGAGGGCGAGATCAGCGTCGACGAGTTGGCCGCACGGGAGGGCGAGACCGGAGCCCGGCTGATCATCCGGCCGAAAAACGCCGCCCGCGCCGCCCACATGGCCGCCCACCGCCGGCCTCTGAAGGACTCGTAG
- a CDS encoding ribose-phosphate diphosphokinase, which yields MTGQWSESHKNMMVFNGRGNPALGEAVAQELGIGLTPTTTRDFANGEIFVRFEESVRGADCFVLQSHAQPLNKLVMEQLIMIDALKRGSAKRITAILPFYPYARQDKKHRGREPISARLIADLLTAAGADRIVSVDLHTDQVQGFFDGPVDHMHAMPILTDYIAEHYDVNDLVVVSPDAGRVKTAEKWANRLGDAPMAFVHKTRSTEEANKVVSNRVVGDVAGKNCVLLDDMIDTGGTIAGAVRVLKEAGAKRVVIACTHGVFSDPARERLNECGAEEIITTDTLPQETEGWENKTVLSIAPLLAKTIHEIFENGSVTTLFEGEA from the coding sequence ATGACTGGACAGTGGTCCGAAAGCCACAAGAACATGATGGTTTTCAACGGACGCGGCAACCCGGCGCTCGGTGAGGCTGTCGCCCAGGAACTCGGCATCGGGCTGACGCCGACGACCACCCGTGATTTCGCCAACGGCGAGATCTTCGTGCGATTCGAGGAATCGGTCCGTGGCGCCGACTGCTTCGTGCTGCAGTCGCACGCACAGCCGCTGAACAAGCTGGTCATGGAACAGCTGATCATGATCGACGCCCTCAAGCGTGGATCCGCCAAGCGCATCACCGCCATCCTGCCGTTCTACCCCTACGCGCGCCAGGACAAGAAGCACCGCGGCCGTGAGCCGATTTCCGCCCGCCTCATCGCGGACCTGCTCACCGCCGCCGGCGCCGACCGCATCGTCTCGGTCGACCTGCACACCGACCAGGTCCAGGGCTTCTTCGACGGGCCGGTCGACCACATGCACGCGATGCCGATCCTCACCGATTACATCGCCGAGCACTACGACGTCAACGATCTCGTCGTCGTCTCCCCGGACGCCGGCCGCGTGAAGACCGCCGAGAAGTGGGCCAACCGCCTGGGCGACGCCCCGATGGCCTTCGTACACAAGACCCGTTCCACGGAGGAGGCCAACAAGGTCGTCTCCAACCGCGTGGTTGGCGACGTCGCCGGCAAGAACTGCGTGCTGCTCGATGACATGATCGACACCGGCGGCACCATCGCCGGCGCCGTCCGCGTGCTCAAGGAGGCCGGCGCCAAGCGCGTCGTCATCGCCTGCACGCACGGCGTCTTCTCCGACCCGGCCCGCGAGCGCCTCAACGAGTGCGGCGCCGAGGAGATCATCACCACCGACACCCTGCCCCAGGAGACCGAGGGCTGGGAGAACAAGACCGTGCTCTCCATCGCCCCGCTGCTGGCGAAGACCATTCACGAGATCTTCGAGAACGGCTCCGTCACCACCCTCTTCGAGGGCGAGGCTTAA
- the glmU gene encoding bifunctional UDP-N-acetylglucosamine diphosphorylase/glucosamine-1-phosphate N-acetyltransferase GlmU: MAQSPSTPCAVVVLAAGAGTRMKSATQKTLHAIGGRTLLSHALHAADGLGPEHIVAVVGHQRDQVGPEVEKVAAELGREVVQAVQEEQNGTGHAVACGLAPLGEYEGTVIVTNGDVPLLTAETIEGLYRAHVDAQAAVTVLTMKLTDPTGYGRIIRDADDEVTAIVEQKDATTEQLAVDEVNSGVFAFDGAVLRDALTRIDTDNAQGELYLTDVLGVARADGHTVSAHVAADPRELAGVNNRVQLAEAGKELNRRLVEQAMLGGATIIDPDTVWIGVNVRIGQDVTIHPNTQLWGATTIADGAVIGPDTTLTDMSVGERASVIRTQGERSAIGADATVGPFTYIRPNTVLGNRGKLGGFVEAKNATIGAGSKVPHLTYIGDATVGVESNIGASSVFVNYDGVKKHHTTIGDHVRTGSDTMFVAPVTVGDGAYSGAGTVITKDVPAGALAIKEGRQRNIEGWVEEKRPGTPAAEAARAARERATNEDNQEG; encoded by the coding sequence GTGGCCCAGAGCCCCAGCACTCCCTGCGCCGTCGTCGTGCTCGCCGCCGGCGCCGGCACCCGCATGAAGTCCGCGACCCAGAAGACGCTGCACGCCATTGGGGGGCGCACGCTGCTCAGCCACGCGCTGCACGCGGCCGACGGCCTGGGGCCGGAGCACATCGTCGCCGTCGTCGGTCACCAGCGTGACCAGGTCGGTCCGGAGGTGGAGAAGGTGGCCGCGGAACTGGGCCGCGAGGTGGTCCAGGCCGTGCAGGAGGAGCAGAACGGCACCGGCCACGCCGTGGCCTGCGGCCTGGCGCCGCTCGGCGAGTACGAGGGCACCGTCATCGTCACCAACGGTGACGTCCCGCTGCTGACCGCTGAGACCATCGAGGGCCTCTACCGCGCCCACGTCGACGCGCAGGCCGCGGTCACCGTCCTGACCATGAAACTGACCGACCCGACCGGGTACGGCCGCATCATCCGGGACGCGGACGACGAGGTCACCGCCATCGTCGAGCAGAAGGACGCCACGACCGAGCAGCTCGCCGTCGACGAGGTCAACTCCGGCGTCTTCGCTTTCGACGGCGCCGTCCTGCGCGACGCCCTGACCCGAATCGACACCGACAACGCCCAGGGCGAGCTCTACCTCACCGACGTCCTCGGCGTCGCCCGCGCCGACGGTCACACCGTAAGTGCCCACGTCGCCGCCGATCCGCGTGAGCTGGCCGGCGTCAACAACCGCGTGCAGCTGGCCGAGGCCGGCAAAGAGCTCAACCGCCGTCTCGTTGAGCAGGCCATGCTCGGCGGCGCGACGATCATCGATCCGGACACCGTCTGGATCGGCGTCAACGTCCGTATCGGCCAGGACGTCACCATCCACCCGAACACCCAGCTGTGGGGCGCGACCACCATCGCCGACGGCGCGGTCATCGGCCCGGACACCACCCTGACGGACATGAGCGTCGGCGAGCGGGCCTCGGTCATCCGGACCCAGGGTGAGCGTTCCGCCATCGGCGCGGACGCCACCGTCGGCCCCTTCACTTACATCCGCCCGAACACCGTCCTGGGCAACCGGGGCAAGCTCGGCGGCTTCGTGGAGGCCAAGAACGCCACCATCGGGGCCGGCTCCAAGGTCCCGCACCTTACCTACATCGGCGACGCGACCGTCGGCGTGGAGTCCAACATCGGCGCCTCCTCCGTCTTCGTCAACTACGACGGCGTAAAGAAGCACCACACCACCATCGGCGACCACGTCCGAACCGGCTCCGACACCATGTTCGTCGCTCCGGTGACCGTGGGTGATGGCGCGTACTCCGGTGCAGGTACAGTGATCACGAAGGACGTTCCCGCGGGGGCTCTGGCCATCAAGGAGGGCCGCCAGCGCAACATCGAGGGCTGGGTCGAGGAGAAGCGCCCCGGCACCCCGGCCGCCGAAGCCGCCAGAGCCGCCCGCGAGCGCGCCACAAACGAAGACAACCAGGAAGGCTAG
- a CDS encoding 3'-5' exonuclease, producing the protein MAMRTGVKFNGYDVADWSREISRLKRAGQDEEALDLALGCLRALTRNGPASLRFVTQVTVLQHRLGLVDDEIAVLEHFRSPGRLRGGQRDLLDVEKRLAKARELRAKAHGEDPTPFRAQWRLLVDAHKSAPAPAQPFLPSPERLAAAEFVAVDFETANRRGAVSACQIALTRVRDGELAEEYVTYLRPPAGYQRFEFTDLHGISWPDVADAPTWSEVGAEIAEFVGDRPVWAHNAGFDSGVWRGLDEHFGLRTHPAEFYCTVRLSRKSAPGLVNHRLPTVTAHYAPGFVLEHHRADSDARACALIVAAMQRDPAVATLLAN; encoded by the coding sequence ATGGCAATGAGAACAGGCGTGAAATTCAACGGGTACGACGTCGCGGACTGGTCGCGCGAAATCTCCCGGCTTAAGCGCGCGGGCCAGGACGAGGAGGCGCTGGACCTGGCACTGGGCTGCCTGCGCGCCCTGACCAGAAACGGGCCGGCGAGCCTGCGCTTCGTCACCCAGGTCACCGTCCTCCAGCACCGCCTCGGGCTTGTCGACGACGAGATCGCCGTCCTCGAACACTTCCGCTCCCCCGGCCGGCTGCGCGGCGGCCAGCGTGACCTGCTCGACGTCGAGAAGCGGCTGGCCAAGGCGAGGGAGCTGCGCGCGAAGGCGCACGGCGAGGACCCCACGCCGTTCCGGGCGCAGTGGCGCCTGCTTGTCGACGCCCACAAGTCCGCCCCGGCACCCGCCCAGCCTTTCCTGCCGTCACCGGAACGGCTGGCCGCGGCCGAGTTCGTCGCCGTCGACTTCGAGACCGCCAACCGCCGCGGCGCCGTCTCCGCCTGCCAGATCGCGCTGACCCGGGTGCGCGACGGTGAACTCGCCGAAGAGTACGTCACCTACCTGCGCCCGCCCGCCGGGTACCAGCGCTTCGAGTTCACCGACCTGCACGGCATCTCCTGGCCGGACGTGGCGGACGCGCCGACATGGTCGGAGGTCGGCGCGGAGATCGCGGAGTTCGTCGGTGACCGTCCCGTGTGGGCGCACAACGCCGGCTTCGACTCGGGGGTGTGGCGCGGGCTCGACGAGCACTTCGGGCTGCGGACCCACCCCGCGGAGTTCTACTGCACCGTGCGCCTGAGCAGGAAAAGCGCGCCGGGACTGGTCAACCACCGCCTGCCGACCGTGACGGCGCACTACGCGCCGGGTTTCGTGCTCGAGCACCACCGCGCGGATTCGGACGCGCGGGCGTGCGCGCTGATTGTGGCGGCGATGCAGCGGGACCCGGCCGTCGCCACGCTGCTGGCGAACTGA
- a CDS encoding flavodoxin family protein, which yields MTALIVYESAWGNTRAVAEAIRAGLGRHLSAEATPVHLAPPLADLQVDLLIVGAPTHAFGLSRPSTPEDARRRGGGLIPSGVREWLVSAPVSLPVATFDTHVRHPNLPGHASRKAAKALTALGCRLLAEPESFFVDGYEGPVLPGELDRATAWGEELGRRVRTGAADG from the coding sequence GTGACCGCACTGATCGTCTACGAGTCCGCCTGGGGCAACACCAGAGCTGTGGCCGAGGCCATCCGCGCCGGGCTGGGCCGTCACCTGAGCGCCGAGGCGACGCCGGTGCACCTCGCCCCGCCGCTGGCCGATCTGCAGGTGGATCTGCTCATCGTCGGCGCCCCCACCCACGCCTTCGGGCTCAGCCGACCGTCCACGCCCGAAGACGCCCGCCGCCGCGGGGGCGGGCTGATCCCCTCAGGGGTGCGCGAGTGGCTCGTCTCCGCCCCGGTGTCCCTGCCGGTGGCCACCTTCGACACCCATGTCCGCCACCCCAACCTGCCCGGCCACGCCAGCCGAAAGGCGGCGAAGGCGCTCACCGCGCTGGGCTGCCGGTTGCTGGCCGAGCCGGAGAGCTTCTTCGTCGACGGTTACGAGGGCCCCGTCCTGCCCGGGGAACTGGATAGGGCCACCGCCTGGGGCGAGGAGCTCGGCCGACGGGTGCGCACGGGGGCCGCGGACGGCTGA